From a single Candidatus Microthrix subdominans genomic region:
- a CDS encoding DEAD/DEAH box helicase has translation MLALGPRSTTADRLSGDVVATGVSLPPALAHLEGDPRMAGVLSVPSRPGRTAGLATPLPDRLSALAEPPFWAHQAAAIDLLRAGRHTVIATGTASGKSRCYQVPIAEAVTEPGVGATALLIYPTKALAQDQLRALGDFGAGELLAATVDGDAGPEERSWARSSARVVLTNPEMLHHGLLAHHRRWARLFRNLTYVVVDELHLLRGMFGGHSANVLRRLRRVAALYGADPTFVFTSATIGRPGELAGALIGDEVDVIDDDASPTGTRTLVVWNPHAERSGGGVPAQSLTEATAAIAAALVAGGHRTLAFTRSRKGVELAWSRMRQLLDPETAALVHPYRAGYLREERREIEAELFAGRLRGVVATSALELGIDVGSLDAVVCGGFPGTVASFAQQIGRAGRGANASVAVLVCGEDQLDQWMARHPRDLLERVPEPAVVNPANPYVLHPHLLCAAHEYPLRPADDRFWAGELDEAVTTLARNGALSVRRRGRGAGREVVATWAGTRWPFSLVGLRSSDLAEVEIRCGPDLIGTVGAGRAPETVHEGAIYLHRGRAWRVIELDLDARLATVVEDPGDTYTLARTTSDVRLLEVPEGRPLLAETAITDAGTGRVRVAPVLVTSRVTGYQRRAVGSHDNLGTTRLDLPPQELETRAVVFTWDGVDHRSRAALDAGCNAATLPGALHAAEHGAIGMLGLFGLCDRWDVGGLSTADHPDTGGPTVLIHDGYPGGAGIAELAERVAEAHLAATRAAIAECPCEAGCPSCVQSPKCGNLNEPLDKPGALIAIDALLGR, from the coding sequence ATGCTCGCTCTCGGCCCCCGCAGCACCACCGCCGACCGCCTTTCCGGCGATGTCGTTGCCACCGGCGTCTCCCTCCCCCCGGCGTTGGCCCACCTGGAGGGCGACCCCCGGATGGCGGGGGTGTTGTCGGTTCCCAGCCGCCCAGGACGCACGGCGGGGCTCGCCACCCCGCTTCCCGACCGCCTGTCCGCACTGGCCGAGCCTCCGTTCTGGGCCCACCAGGCGGCGGCGATCGACCTGCTCCGGGCGGGCCGCCACACCGTGATCGCCACCGGCACCGCGTCGGGCAAGTCCCGGTGCTACCAGGTGCCGATCGCCGAGGCGGTCACCGAGCCCGGCGTCGGGGCCACCGCCCTGTTGATCTATCCCACCAAGGCACTCGCCCAGGACCAGCTCAGGGCCCTCGGCGATTTCGGCGCCGGGGAGCTGCTGGCGGCCACCGTCGACGGCGATGCCGGCCCCGAGGAGCGGTCCTGGGCCAGGAGCTCGGCCCGGGTCGTGTTGACCAACCCGGAGATGCTCCATCACGGACTGCTGGCCCACCATCGGCGGTGGGCTCGGTTGTTTCGCAACCTGACCTACGTCGTCGTCGACGAGCTCCATCTGCTGCGGGGCATGTTCGGGGGCCACAGCGCCAACGTGCTGCGACGCTTGCGACGGGTGGCCGCGCTCTACGGCGCCGACCCGACGTTCGTGTTCACCTCGGCAACGATCGGCCGGCCCGGCGAGCTGGCGGGGGCGCTGATCGGCGACGAGGTCGACGTGATCGACGACGACGCCTCCCCGACCGGAACCCGCACGCTGGTCGTCTGGAACCCGCACGCCGAACGCTCCGGCGGCGGCGTCCCGGCCCAGTCGCTCACCGAAGCCACCGCCGCCATCGCAGCGGCGCTGGTCGCCGGCGGGCACCGCACGTTGGCCTTCACCCGGTCGCGGAAGGGTGTCGAGCTCGCCTGGTCCCGGATGCGCCAGCTGCTCGACCCCGAGACGGCCGCCCTGGTTCACCCCTACCGGGCCGGGTACCTGAGGGAGGAGCGGCGCGAGATCGAGGCCGAGCTGTTCGCTGGGCGCCTGCGGGGCGTCGTGGCCACCTCAGCGCTTGAGCTGGGTATCGATGTCGGGTCACTCGACGCCGTCGTGTGCGGCGGGTTTCCCGGCACGGTGGCATCCTTCGCGCAACAGATCGGTCGGGCCGGGCGGGGCGCCAATGCGTCGGTGGCGGTGTTGGTGTGCGGCGAGGACCAGCTCGACCAGTGGATGGCCCGGCACCCCCGCGACCTGCTCGAGCGGGTGCCCGAACCGGCGGTCGTCAACCCGGCCAACCCGTACGTGTTGCACCCGCACCTGCTGTGCGCCGCCCATGAGTACCCGCTGCGCCCCGCCGACGACCGATTTTGGGCGGGCGAGCTGGACGAGGCGGTCACCACCCTCGCCCGCAACGGGGCGCTCTCCGTGCGCCGGCGGGGTCGAGGCGCGGGCCGCGAGGTGGTGGCCACCTGGGCGGGCACCCGCTGGCCCTTTTCGCTGGTCGGCCTGCGGTCCAGCGATCTCGCCGAGGTGGAGATTCGCTGCGGGCCCGACCTGATCGGCACGGTCGGCGCCGGTCGGGCGCCCGAGACCGTTCACGAGGGCGCCATCTACCTGCATCGCGGCCGGGCCTGGCGGGTGATCGAGCTCGACCTCGACGCCCGGTTGGCCACCGTGGTCGAGGACCCCGGCGACACCTACACGCTGGCCCGAACCACCTCCGACGTCCGGCTTCTCGAGGTGCCGGAGGGGCGTCCGCTCCTCGCCGAAACGGCGATAACCGATGCCGGCACCGGGCGGGTGCGGGTGGCCCCGGTGCTGGTCACCAGCCGGGTGACGGGCTATCAGCGACGGGCGGTCGGCAGCCATGACAACCTGGGCACCACCCGCCTCGACCTACCGCCCCAAGAGCTTGAGACCCGGGCGGTCGTCTTCACCTGGGACGGCGTCGATCACCGGTCGAGGGCAGCGCTCGACGCCGGTTGTAACGCCGCCACGCTGCCGGGGGCGCTGCACGCGGCCGAGCATGGCGCGATCGGCATGTTGGGCCTGTTTGGGCTGTGCGATCGCTGGGACGTCGGCGGGCTGTCGACCGCCGACCATCCCGACACCGGAGGGCCCACCGTGCTGATTCACGACGGCTACCCCGGCGGTGCCGGCATCGCCGAGTTGGCCGAACGGGTTGCCGAGGCGCACCTGGCCGCCACCCGCGCGGCGATCGCCGAATGCCCCTGCGAGGCCGGTTGCCCGTCGTGCGTGCAGTCGCCCAAGTGCGGCAACCTGAACGAACCGCTCGACAAGCCGGGGGCGCTCATCGCCATCGATGCCCTGCTCGGCCGCTGA
- a CDS encoding glutathione peroxidase, producing the protein MSEFHDLEMTSITGEQISFSSFADKLVLVVNVASYUGLTGQYAGLRTLDSNNDDLVVLGVPCNQFGAQEPGTDQEILAFVTENYGEPFQLLSKVDVNGDNAAPLYQLLRSALPREDGVGDLTWNFTKFLVDRDGTPLKRYEPQVEPEEIGADLPNFV; encoded by the coding sequence ATGAGCGAATTCCACGACCTGGAGATGACGTCGATCACCGGCGAACAGATCTCGTTTTCGAGCTTTGCCGACAAGCTGGTGCTCGTCGTCAACGTCGCCAGCTATTGAGGCCTCACCGGTCAGTACGCAGGTCTGCGTACCCTCGATTCCAACAATGACGACCTGGTGGTGTTGGGCGTGCCCTGTAACCAGTTCGGTGCCCAGGAGCCCGGGACCGACCAGGAGATCCTGGCCTTCGTCACCGAAAACTACGGCGAGCCCTTCCAGCTGCTGTCCAAGGTGGACGTCAACGGCGACAACGCCGCCCCGCTGTATCAACTCCTGCGCAGCGCGCTGCCCAGGGAGGACGGCGTCGGCGACCTCACGTGGAACTTCACCAAGTTCCTCGTCGACCGTGACGGCACCCCGCTGAAGCGCTACGAGCCCCAGGTCGAGCCGGAGGAGATCGGCGCCGACCTGCCCAACTTCGTCTGA
- a CDS encoding DUF4244 domain-containing protein: protein MKQPISPHSATPASTYRGATPARDAGAGPHRRPSRWVQPQILFARRHLARGQSTVEYALLVVGIATLALLVLAWASSTDVVGALFDRVFRWVTGRVG, encoded by the coding sequence ATGAAGCAACCGATCTCGCCGCATTCGGCCACGCCGGCCTCGACCTACCGGGGTGCAACCCCGGCCCGGGACGCGGGCGCAGGTCCACACCGCCGACCATCTCGGTGGGTCCAGCCACAGATCCTGTTTGCCCGCCGCCACCTGGCCAGGGGCCAGAGCACGGTCGAGTATGCGCTGTTGGTGGTGGGCATCGCCACCTTGGCATTGCTGGTGCTGGCCTGGGCCAGCTCGACGGACGTGGTCGGTGCGCTGTTCGACCGGGTGTTCCGGTGGGTCACCGGCCGGGTCGGGTGA
- a CDS encoding type II secretion system F family protein, with amino-acid sequence MGLVARGRRAPPDHRRSPALIARQRSLRRWVIAAVVALAVHPMLAIGVGVWWTRRHLAERRRRANEQAARFADVPEVADLFVVALSAGLTVRSALLGVADVAPGALASDLRSARRSLGRGESVSEVLGAWRSSDHPLAPLGAALGAAERTGSSSLPVLARCADQQRELARRRSEEQIRRLPVRLLGPLVLCILPALMIATFGPLALVSLRQLSTTVP; translated from the coding sequence ATGGGCCTTGTGGCACGTGGGCGCCGGGCGCCCCCCGACCACCGACGCAGCCCGGCACTGATCGCACGCCAACGGTCGCTTCGGCGCTGGGTGATCGCTGCCGTCGTCGCTCTGGCGGTGCACCCGATGCTGGCGATCGGTGTCGGGGTCTGGTGGACCCGGCGCCACCTGGCCGAGCGGCGTCGGCGCGCCAACGAGCAGGCCGCCCGGTTCGCCGACGTGCCCGAGGTGGCCGACCTGTTCGTCGTCGCACTGTCCGCCGGGTTGACCGTGCGCAGCGCCCTGCTCGGCGTGGCCGATGTCGCACCCGGAGCGCTCGCCTCCGACCTACGCAGCGCCCGTCGAAGCCTGGGGCGCGGTGAATCGGTGTCGGAGGTCCTCGGCGCCTGGCGCAGCTCCGACCATCCGTTGGCACCACTCGGGGCGGCGCTCGGCGCGGCCGAACGGACCGGATCCTCGTCGTTGCCCGTGCTGGCCCGGTGCGCCGATCAGCAGCGCGAGCTGGCCCGTCGACGATCCGAGGAGCAAATCAGGCGGTTGCCGGTGCGACTGCTGGGGCCGCTGGTGTTGTGCATCCTCCCGGCACTAATGATCGCCACGTTTGGGCCGCTGGCCCTGGTGTCGCTCCGCCAGCTGAGCACCACCGTCCCCTGA